The genomic DNA atggcATACCTTTAGGAGGCAGAAAAGAATGTCCGTTGAAATGGTTCGTTCATGTGCCTCATCcagctagaaaaaaaaaaaacataaaaacaaacaaaaaagatacatatgtatatacatacacacaaatGTATGAACAGATTTCACAATTAAACCTGTACAAGTCACTTATTTTATGAACCGTTCAGGAAAAACCACACATTTGCGCACTCACAAGTAAACGAAAATTTTCCacatttttcattcattttttatctcctatttttataacttttattttttccacatttttcattcattttttatctcctatttttataacttttattttttccacatttttcattcattttttatctcctatttttataacttttattttttccacatttttcattcattttttatctcctatttttataacttttattttttccatatttttcattcattttttatctcctattttgttttaattttaatttttttttttcttctattttttttttaaattacaatGATGAAGGAATACTTGGAGAGCATCGTGTCGCTTAAAGTTTCCCGCAGGAGCATACCATCAGTTAAATACTTAATGATGGTATCATTGGATGTACAATCATCGAACCGAATAGAGTACCCAACTTCCTGACCTAAGATACAGCCAAATTCTTCACTGACTCTTTTAGCAATAGACATAGCAGCAACTCTTCTTGGTTGTGTGCATCCAACAATACCATTAAGTGTGTAATTTGCTTCGTGTAAATACTGCGGGATTTGTGTAGTTTTTCCACTACCTGTCTCTCCTATTACTATaagtacattattttttttaatagctAACATTAAatcttcttttaaattatatattggCAATTTTGCTCTTTGTTCATTAATAGGTATAGCATTTTTAAAACCTACTGAAATATTATTGTTCATGTAATTTTTTCTCCATTCAGGTAACTCATAACTTTttccaatattttttaaagcttCAGCAATTGTTCTTTCACCTAAATTTGGTTTTGGATCTTCCCATGGTCTACTAATATCTTTGGGAATACTGTCAAAAATagcattttgttcattttgtttttgttcttttctttctttagCTAATGCTGACGTAGTAGTTATTGCTCTTGCTAAAGATCCTTCTGCATTAACAATAATTTGTATTGGCGATAATTTTGCTCCTGCTTTTGTTGTTTGTCCTTTTAAGAAAGCTGGTTCTCTCTCATTAACTTCTATTTCAATAatttcttcttcatcttcaattttttcatctatttttaaatttttatattccttttttaaattatcatcatatataataccGCTTTTCATCAATTGTTGTATTTCCCATTTTGAATAGTCActttgcatttttattacacTCTCATATTTTATAGTTTCTTTTGGATCTTCACTAAATAtctttgaattatttttttttaataaatcattGTACTCCTCATCCATATCATCAAAAAGAGAGGCATAATAATTGGTATTTCTTTCATttgattttcttttttttcctatatcTTCATCATCATTCACTAAATTTTTCCCTGTTTTTTGATCCACTTCAGACATATTTaaactaattttatttccaAATATTCCCTTCacttttacttttactttcatatttcttttataatgtTCGTTTATATTAACTAGTCTCTTACAATTAGGTAATATATCCGTAGCGTGTACCAGCCCTTCTTTATACCCATCCTTAGTTTTAAACGAAACAAAAAGACCGAAGTCCATCACCTTACTAACACTCCCTCTGAAGATATTATTAACCCTTAGTCCGTCGTAATCATAGCTGTTATTATAGTCATATGTATCACTATCCCGATTATTATCACTACCATTACCACTATCCTTATCATCGTAGTGCTCCCCTTTATAACTCCTTTTATCTTTGCtgtgttttattttcttgtTCACCTGATAGGGGGAGCGCCCCAATTCATTTTTCCGCTTTGTGTCGTTTCGCCTCCCGCTGTTTCTGTCCCTATCTTTGTCCCTATCTCTTTCCCTATCTTTGTCCCTATCTCTTTCCCTATCTTTGTCCCTATCTCTTTCCCTATCTTTGTCCCTATCTCTTTCCCTATCTTTGTCCCTATCTCTTTCCCTATCTCTGTTCCTATCTCTTTCCCTATCTTTGTCCCTATCTCTTTCCCTATCTCTGTTCCTATCTCTTTCCCTATCTTTGTCCCTATGCCTATCCTGACCGCTCTTGTCCTTATCCCTTTCTCTGTGGCTCACTTCACATCTATCCCTTGAAGATCCCCGTCGGGGCATGCATCTCTGATGAGGATCGGTTGTCTCCCCCTTATTCTCTTTGTCTACATTATGTTCAAATGCACTGAcaatattatcatcattttttatagttaagcagtgatattttttcattttttcatttttcctttctatTTCATTGATTTCTCTCTTTGATTCATCAAACGATTCAGTACTGTCATTGTCAATATcaccttttttgtttttctttttttttttttccccctcaTCATTTATAGTACCATCAGTATTTGTTTGAGATGACTGCTTAATAATACCATATAGATATTTGAGAACAGACTGTTCAATTTCCCCACCACTTTCAAAAACatctttataaaattgttcTAACGACTTGGATTtttcacataaatatattataaattctgCAAGTGTGTCATCCTCAACTcccaaatttttatttaactcTGCATTCACTTTTTGCGTTAAATTTATCTTGTTTAGGCTATCCATCAACCCAAATGACTATATTTCAATATCTTCGAAGTCAAACGAAATGAAATCAAATGCAAAGCGCGTGCTCTGCATACCTTTGTATTATATCTTCGTCCGTGCCTTCTCCGCTTACTtttactactactgctactatttttttttttattttactgaGGAATCATTTTAACGAATGAAGAGACAACGTAAAAAGAGGACCTTCTTCTCCTATgctattatgtatatatatatatatatatatacatatacgtaataCTAATTAGTTAAtgagcaatttttttttttttcgtcaaattttattttgtcaaaaataagaaatttattttaacgaTCTTTCAGAAATGTTACTACGggcataaattatattatagcTACAGCTGTAACTACAATAATGAGCACTACTATAAGAACAGTAAAAATTATGAGCACTACTATAAGAACGGTAAAAATTATGAGCACTACTATAAGAACAGTAAAAATTATGAGCAATACTACAAGAacgataaaaattatgagaaATAATACTACTGTTACTGTTCCTATTTTATTGTCGCTATTATTACtgcaaaaaacaaattaaatgaacaaacaaataaattaataagcaaatgaataattaaaaacgtaaattaaaataaattaaaataaatggtCAATTTTGTTCTTTCAAAAGTTTTCATTACGCATGCCGCTAAAACTCTGCATTAACGGGCTATATATTTCCTCCTTTTGTTGTTTCAATTCTTTCATAAATGAAGatcattttttatgcttCTTCGGCATTCTCGGCATCTTCAACTATATCAACTATTTCAACGCGCttttgaaaaagataaaaattgcAGTTCGAAAAAGGAACTATAAGTGGGCGAATTATGTTTAGATATccgtaacaaaaaaaaaaaataaaataaaatcaagAGAAAATGAGGAGAAAATGAAGGAAAAACGAAGGGAAAGATGGTATAATTAAGAGCTTGCACAGTCAGGTAaaacacacatacatatataatggCACTCTTTTCTTTACTACTAAATGCGATAAAACTGCACAATTTAAGAAAGCGTAATGAAGTTAGCCTgcttgaaaataaaatgacccgtacatataaaatgtatgtagAATTTATGTAGACTTGATTGGGTGagatatcttttttttcttttttattttgttcttatgAATACAAAATTCGACATGGTATTTTCCTCCTTTTCAGTATGGGCTCAAATGAACGTTTCATATAAATGCGATTACTTTGTAGGattaaatgtttattttttgtagtagtcataagaaaaaagaagggaGATTTTAAGGAACTACGGGTTTTCCCTTACGTCATATTGTGTACAAGGGCTATGATAAATActtgaatacatatatatatatatatatatatattgagaTGCATATATCTATGCAATATATTATGCAtgtattaatacatataaagcatataaaagaaaaggaaaaaaaaaaaaaaaaaaaaattaaaattaaaattaaaactaaaattaaaactaaaattaaaa from Plasmodium brasilianum strain Bolivian I chromosome 10, whole genome shotgun sequence includes the following:
- a CDS encoding pre-mRNA-splicing factor ATP-dependent RNA helicase PRP22, producing the protein MDSLNKINLTQKVNAELNKNLGVEDDTLAEFIIYLCEKSKSLEQFYKDVFESGGEIEQSVLKYLYGIIKQSSQTNTDGTINDEGEKKKKKNKKGDIDNDSTESFDESKREINEIERKNEKMKKYHCLTIKNDDNIVSAFEHNVDKENKGETTDPHQRCMPRRGSSRDRCEVSHRERDKDKSGQDRHRDKDRERDRNRDRERDRDKDRERDRNRDRERDRDKDRERDRDKDRERDRDKDRERDRDKDRERDRDKDRDRNSGRRNDTKRKNELGRSPYQVNKKIKHSKDKRSYKGEHYDDKDSGNGSDNNRDSDTYDYNNSYDYDGLRVNNIFRGSVSKVMDFGLFVSFKTKDGYKEGLVHATDILPNCKRLVNINEHYKRNMKVKVKVKGIFGNKISLNMSEVDQKTGKNLVNDDEDIGKKRKSNERNTNYYASLFDDMDEEYNDLLKKNNSKIFSEDPKETIKYESVIKMQSDYSKWEIQQLMKSGIIYDDNLKKEYKNLKIDEKIEDEEEIIEIEVNEREPAFLKGQTTKAGAKLSPIQIIVNAEGSLARAITTTSALAKERKEQKQNEQNAIFDSIPKDISRPWEDPKPNLGERTIAEALKNIGKSYELPEWRKNYMNNNISVGFKNAIPINEQRAKLPIYNLKEDLMLAIKKNNVLIVIGETGSGKTTQIPQYLHEANYTLNGIVGCTQPRRVAAMSIAKRVSEEFGCILGQEVGYSIRFDDCTSNDTIIKYLTDGMLLRETLSDTMLSKYSFIILDEAHERTISTDILFCLLKVCHIYINNIKNKASNEKENLQGNNNEISDVVRKRSDFKLIVTSATLDAEKFSTYFFNSPIFTIPGKIFPVEVNRQNEIAHNFMSSSFRGTFCILHSKEPESDYVEASLITVLNIHLNEHPGDILVFLTGQEEINTACEILHERMKKLESMCPPPLIILPIYSSLPSDMQSIIFEPAPPGCRKCILSTNIAEASLTIDGIFFVIDPGFCKVKKYDSKRDMDSLVVAPISKANAKQRAGRAGRTGPGKCYRLYTEEAYKNEMAETSVPEIQRINLGSIVLLLKALGVNDFLHFDFMDSPSIETLIHSLENLYYLGALDDNGYLTKLGKKMANFPMEPNLSKILLTSIKFNCADDVVTIVSMLSVQNIFYRPMNKALLADKKKNKFVMPQGDLITYLNIYNKWKENSFSNYWCHENFIHSRALKRAQDVRKQLLSIFEKYNYEVKKSASKNDSSKYVNICKSICSGYFNHVCKRDSQQGYTTLLTNQQVFIHPSSTLFNKNPLFVVYHELVLTNKEYIRDCTIIQPHWLIQLAPNLFIPADEKKISKIKLREKIEPLHNYYEEPNAWRLSRRKG